A part of Thermococcus sp. LS1 genomic DNA contains:
- a CDS encoding ribonuclease P protein component 2, producing the protein MRERPKTLPPTLRDKHRYIAFQVIGERTFTKDEIKRAIWEASLSTLGTLGSARAKPWFIKFDEKSQTGIVRVDRKHVEELRFALTLVTHINGSKAIFRTLGVSGTIKRLKRKFLSEFGWK; encoded by the coding sequence ATGAGGGAAAGACCCAAGACACTGCCGCCGACACTAAGGGATAAGCACCGCTATATTGCCTTTCAGGTCATCGGTGAGAGAACCTTCACAAAGGACGAGATAAAGAGGGCCATCTGGGAGGCAAGCCTCTCGACCCTCGGAACGCTCGGCTCCGCTCGGGCCAAGCCCTGGTTCATAAAGTTCGACGAGAAGAGCCAGACTGGTATAGTGCGCGTTGATAGAAAGCACGTGGAGGAGCTTCGCTTCGCCCTGACGCTCGTCACTCACATAAACGGCTCTAAGGCGATTTTCAGGACGCTCGGTGTTTCTGGGACGATAAAGAGGCTGAAGAGAAAGTTCCTGAGTGAGTTTGGGTGGAAATAA
- a CDS encoding 4Fe-4S dicluster domain-containing protein, with protein MSDAVSDERMWILITPDKCSGCRLCEVACSLEHEGVIWPEASRIRIFEEFPGVNVPHTCVQCPDYPCVNSCNFGALSVDEKTGAVLVDEDKCTGCGACVLACPGNVPRIPAGKESVVICDLCGGNPKCVEVCHEAGHDALKLIRGNYRSIYRTFAKDPLEKTDDLARKLYGEELMG; from the coding sequence ATGAGTGACGCTGTGTCCGATGAGAGGATGTGGATACTAATAACTCCCGACAAGTGCAGCGGATGCAGGCTCTGCGAAGTGGCCTGCTCACTCGAGCACGAGGGTGTAATATGGCCAGAGGCATCGCGCATAAGGATTTTTGAGGAATTCCCAGGCGTTAACGTCCCACATACCTGCGTCCAGTGTCCTGACTATCCGTGCGTAAACTCATGCAACTTCGGAGCCCTGAGCGTTGATGAGAAAACAGGGGCCGTTCTCGTGGACGAGGATAAGTGCACCGGATGCGGCGCATGTGTCTTGGCATGTCCGGGCAATGTCCCAAGGATTCCTGCCGGCAAGGAAAGCGTCGTTATCTGCGATCTATGCGGAGGCAACCCCAAGTGCGTGGAAGTCTGCCATGAGGCCGGCCACGACGCCCTAAAACTCATTAGGGGCAACTACCGTTCAATATACAGGACGTTCGCAAAGGATCCGCTCGAAAAGACCGACGATTTGGCGAGGAAGCTCTACGGGGAGGAGCTGATGGGGTGA
- a CDS encoding glycogen synthase, translated as MRILILGFEYLPVKVGGLAEAVTSIAEGLSNLGHEVAVFTPSHGKELGEPFTSFRVSAFGKRVEVAVKKREQNGVVVYSLGGGVLDSSDVYGPGWDGLLRKAVLFGKASVGLMNELVGEFKPDVLHAHDWHTVFALGLLRKYFGLRSVFTVHRLNKAKVPARYFHEANLDELVPYPDIDPEHTAAYIADAVTTVSRSYLLEEWDFFGLFEGKVTHVFNGIDCSFWNKELMETGDLPREERRRRILEDLGLSDGKTFMFIGRFDKAQKGVDTLLYAIELLSTDPSFSEMRFIIIGKGDSELEAWARAMENRFPENVRAITKLLSREVVRELYGSVDFVVIPSYFEPFGLVQLEAMCLGAVPIASAVGGLKDTIIDLSSDPERATGMLVPPRDAFALARAMIWAKELDDETLEKLRENGKKRAREDFSWEKACERYVQVYEGRVDKAVSFLR; from the coding sequence ATGAGGATTTTGATACTGGGATTTGAGTACCTTCCCGTTAAGGTCGGAGGCCTAGCCGAGGCCGTAACCAGCATAGCCGAGGGCCTCTCGAATCTCGGCCATGAAGTGGCCGTTTTTACCCCGAGCCACGGAAAAGAACTTGGCGAGCCTTTCACATCCTTTAGGGTTTCAGCCTTTGGTAAGAGAGTGGAGGTGGCTGTAAAAAAGAGAGAGCAGAATGGTGTCGTGGTTTATTCTCTTGGCGGCGGTGTTCTTGACAGTTCTGACGTTTATGGCCCCGGCTGGGACGGCCTGCTGAGGAAGGCCGTTCTCTTCGGCAAGGCCAGTGTTGGACTCATGAACGAACTGGTAGGTGAGTTCAAGCCCGATGTCCTCCACGCTCACGACTGGCACACGGTCTTCGCGCTCGGTCTTCTCAGAAAATACTTTGGTTTGAGGAGCGTCTTCACCGTCCACAGGCTCAACAAGGCCAAGGTTCCAGCGCGCTACTTCCACGAGGCCAATCTCGATGAGCTCGTCCCCTATCCGGACATAGACCCCGAGCATACGGCCGCTTACATAGCCGACGCAGTAACGACCGTCAGTAGGAGCTACCTCCTGGAGGAATGGGACTTCTTCGGGCTCTTCGAGGGCAAAGTTACGCATGTCTTCAACGGTATAGACTGCTCCTTCTGGAACAAGGAGCTGATGGAGACAGGAGACCTTCCGAGGGAAGAGCGCAGGAGGAGGATTCTTGAGGATCTTGGATTAAGCGACGGAAAGACCTTTATGTTCATAGGGCGTTTTGATAAGGCACAGAAGGGTGTGGACACCCTGCTGTATGCGATAGAGCTCCTCTCCACGGACCCCTCTTTCAGTGAAATGAGGTTCATCATCATCGGCAAGGGGGATTCGGAGCTGGAAGCGTGGGCAAGGGCCATGGAAAACCGTTTCCCTGAGAACGTGAGGGCAATTACCAAACTTCTCAGCAGAGAGGTCGTTAGGGAGCTCTACGGTTCCGTGGACTTCGTTGTAATCCCGTCGTACTTCGAGCCTTTCGGTCTGGTTCAGCTCGAGGCGATGTGCCTTGGTGCCGTTCCAATAGCTTCCGCCGTTGGGGGATTAAAGGACACGATAATAGACCTCAGCAGCGATCCAGAGCGTGCGACGGGGATGCTCGTTCCTCCAAGGGACGCCTTTGCCCTGGCGAGGGCGATGATATGGGCCAAGGAGCTCGACGATGAGACCCTGGAGAAGCTCAGGGAGAACGGGAAAAAGCGGGCCAGGGAGGACTTCAGCTGGGAGAAAGCGTGCGAGCGATACGTGCAGGTTTACGAGGGAAGGGTTGACAAGGCAGTTTCATTCCTTCGCTGA
- the ileS gene encoding isoleucine--tRNA ligase — MIREPEFREYNPGKLEEKVERFWKENNIYEKVKAARQNGPKYYFLDGPPYVSGAIHLGTAWNKIIKDMVIRFRTMQGYNVRRQPGFDMHGLPIEVKVEQALGLKTKKDIETEIGVDEFIRKCKEFALNNLKVMTEQFKMLGIWMDWDNPYMTIKNEYIESGWFTLKRAWEKGLLEKDKRVLHWCPRCETALAEHEVRGEYKIREDPSIYVKFPVEGKDNEYLLIWTTTPWTLPANLAVAVHPEYDYAKVKVETENGEEYWIMAKALVERVLAEVGVKGEIVEEFKGEDLEGLRYMHILMEEYPTQKEFRERYEWAHRVILGEHVTLEDGTGLVHTAPGHGEEDFEVGREYGLPAYSPVDDQGRYVEGRWKGVYVKDADPEIIDHLKEKGYLVKAGTIEHKYPHCWRCKTPLIFRATDQWFLKVSKVKDQIIKENDEKVTWYPDWVKVRYDNGVMNSGDWVISRQRYWGIPLPIWQSEDGEIYVVGSFEELVKLSVAIEVNGERIELPESYEEKLKVIEEKLGPEDLHRPYVDAFIIKVNGKEMRRVKDVVDVWFDSGIASWASLDYPRNEELFKELWPADFIVEGEDQVTKWFYSQQAASVIAFDTVPYRKVAMHGYVLDEKGDKMSKSLGNIIRPEEVVQKEGRDPFRFYMLWATNPWENLKFSWKGLAQVKRMLNILWNVYVLSATYMSLDNFDPTRVNPEELPFREEDRWILSRANSLIGAVENGIESFYLSRATRAIYHFVVEDLSRWYIRLIRKRMWVEGDDPDKLAAYYTVWKVFNVLLRLMAPFTPYIAEEIYQNLLKPFLGVESVHMLDWPKADEKAIDEELEKEMEAVRKIVEAGSSARQKAKIKLRYPVRRIIIETEDETVVKAVDRLNRILRDQLNAKEVVVEKVERELIIKPNFAKVGPEFKGDARLVSQWIAEHGRELYEAGEMDVEIEGKTFHLTREHLSIEEKLPDFFVSEDFDGGRVFVDKTLTRELLAEGLAREFVRRIQEMRKRLDLDVNDRIIVTIETTDENRELLSENLDYVKRETRAVEVVFGEAKGYVVEWPEVQAKIGIEKV, encoded by the coding sequence ATGATAAGGGAGCCAGAGTTTAGGGAATACAACCCAGGGAAGCTTGAGGAAAAGGTTGAGCGATTTTGGAAGGAGAACAACATCTATGAGAAGGTGAAAGCCGCGCGCCAGAACGGCCCGAAGTACTACTTCCTCGACGGGCCTCCCTACGTCAGCGGTGCCATACACCTCGGAACGGCCTGGAACAAGATAATCAAGGACATGGTGATAAGGTTCAGGACCATGCAGGGCTACAACGTTCGCAGGCAGCCGGGCTTCGATATGCACGGCCTACCGATAGAGGTCAAGGTCGAGCAGGCTCTCGGCCTGAAGACCAAGAAGGACATAGAGACCGAGATAGGCGTTGACGAGTTCATAAGGAAGTGTAAGGAGTTCGCCCTCAACAACCTCAAGGTGATGACCGAGCAGTTCAAGATGCTCGGCATATGGATGGACTGGGACAACCCCTACATGACCATAAAGAACGAGTACATAGAATCGGGCTGGTTCACGCTCAAGCGCGCCTGGGAGAAGGGCCTCCTTGAGAAGGACAAGAGGGTTCTGCACTGGTGCCCGCGCTGTGAGACGGCCCTGGCTGAGCACGAGGTTCGTGGTGAGTACAAGATAAGGGAGGATCCGAGCATATACGTCAAGTTCCCGGTTGAGGGCAAAGACAACGAGTACCTTCTCATCTGGACCACCACGCCATGGACTCTGCCGGCCAACCTCGCGGTTGCAGTTCATCCCGAATACGACTACGCCAAGGTTAAGGTCGAGACCGAGAACGGCGAGGAGTACTGGATAATGGCGAAGGCCCTCGTCGAGAGGGTTCTTGCCGAGGTCGGCGTTAAGGGCGAGATAGTCGAGGAGTTCAAGGGTGAAGACCTCGAGGGACTCCGCTACATGCACATACTTATGGAGGAGTACCCAACTCAGAAGGAGTTCCGCGAGAGGTACGAGTGGGCCCACCGCGTTATCCTCGGCGAGCACGTGACGCTTGAGGATGGTACCGGACTGGTTCACACCGCACCGGGCCACGGTGAGGAGGACTTCGAAGTCGGAAGGGAGTACGGCCTTCCGGCATATTCACCAGTTGATGACCAGGGCAGATACGTGGAGGGCAGATGGAAGGGAGTCTACGTCAAAGACGCCGATCCTGAGATCATAGACCACCTCAAGGAGAAGGGCTACCTCGTCAAGGCCGGAACGATAGAGCACAAGTACCCGCACTGCTGGCGCTGTAAGACGCCGCTCATCTTCCGCGCCACCGACCAATGGTTCCTCAAGGTGAGCAAGGTCAAAGACCAGATAATCAAGGAGAACGACGAGAAGGTGACCTGGTACCCCGACTGGGTGAAGGTCAGGTACGACAACGGCGTCATGAACTCCGGAGATTGGGTCATAAGCAGACAGCGCTACTGGGGAATACCCCTGCCGATATGGCAGAGCGAGGACGGCGAGATATACGTCGTTGGAAGCTTTGAGGAGCTCGTAAAGCTGTCGGTGGCCATAGAGGTGAACGGCGAGAGAATAGAGCTGCCGGAGAGCTACGAAGAGAAGCTCAAGGTCATTGAAGAGAAGCTCGGCCCGGAGGATCTCCACAGGCCCTACGTGGATGCATTCATCATAAAGGTCAACGGCAAGGAGATGCGCCGCGTTAAGGACGTCGTTGACGTCTGGTTTGACAGCGGAATAGCCAGCTGGGCTTCCCTCGACTACCCGAGGAACGAGGAGCTCTTCAAGGAGCTCTGGCCTGCGGATTTCATAGTAGAGGGTGAAGACCAGGTAACCAAGTGGTTCTACTCCCAGCAGGCGGCCAGCGTTATAGCCTTTGACACGGTCCCCTACAGGAAGGTCGCCATGCACGGCTACGTCCTCGATGAAAAGGGCGACAAGATGAGCAAGAGCCTCGGCAACATCATAAGGCCGGAGGAGGTCGTCCAGAAGGAGGGAAGGGATCCCTTCAGGTTCTACATGCTCTGGGCCACCAACCCCTGGGAGAACCTCAAGTTCAGCTGGAAGGGCCTGGCTCAGGTCAAGAGGATGCTCAACATACTCTGGAACGTCTACGTTTTGAGCGCCACCTACATGAGCCTGGATAACTTCGACCCAACGAGAGTCAACCCCGAAGAGCTGCCCTTCCGCGAGGAGGACAGGTGGATACTAAGCAGGGCCAACAGCCTAATCGGAGCGGTCGAGAACGGCATAGAGAGCTTCTACCTCAGCAGGGCGACGAGGGCGATATACCACTTTGTCGTCGAGGACCTGAGCAGGTGGTACATCAGGCTGATCAGGAAGCGCATGTGGGTTGAAGGCGACGACCCGGACAAGTTAGCTGCCTACTACACCGTCTGGAAGGTCTTCAACGTCCTCCTGAGGCTTATGGCACCCTTCACGCCCTACATAGCTGAAGAGATATACCAGAACCTCCTCAAGCCGTTCCTTGGCGTTGAGAGCGTCCACATGCTCGACTGGCCCAAGGCTGATGAGAAGGCCATCGATGAAGAGCTCGAGAAGGAGATGGAAGCCGTAAGGAAGATAGTCGAGGCCGGCTCAAGTGCCAGACAGAAGGCAAAGATAAAGCTCCGCTACCCAGTTAGGAGGATAATCATAGAGACAGAGGATGAAACCGTCGTCAAGGCAGTCGATAGGCTTAACAGAATACTCCGCGACCAGCTCAACGCCAAGGAGGTCGTTGTAGAAAAGGTCGAGCGCGAGCTCATCATAAAGCCGAACTTCGCGAAGGTCGGGCCGGAGTTCAAGGGCGACGCCAGACTCGTCTCCCAGTGGATAGCCGAGCACGGCAGGGAGCTCTACGAGGCCGGCGAGATGGACGTCGAGATCGAAGGAAAGACCTTCCACCTCACAAGGGAGCACCTCAGCATAGAGGAGAAGCTGCCAGACTTCTTCGTCAGCGAAGACTTCGACGGCGGAAGGGTCTTCGTGGACAAGACCCTCACCAGGGAGCTCCTCGCTGAGGGCCTCGCGAGGGAGTTCGTCAGGAGAATACAGGAGATGAGGAAGAGGCTCGACCTCGACGTCAACGACAGGATAATCGTCACCATAGAGACCACCGACGAGAACCGCGAGCTTCTTAGCGAGAACCTCGACTACGTAAAGAGGGAAACCAGGGCGGTTGAGGTAGTCTTTGGAGAAGCAAAGGGCTACGTCGTCGAGTGGCCCGAGGTTCAGGCGAAGATAGGGATTGAGAAGGTTTGA
- a CDS encoding radical SAM protein has protein sequence MWETPYFSYAVRELPKGCQMCVRGEKLVLFTTGACPRDCFYCPLSPWRREDVVYANERPVKRIDDIIEEARIQDARGAGVTGGDPLARLERTAEYIRALKEQFGEKFHIHLYTTGALTTKKALEKLYNAGLDEIRFHPDLFNPNSRLFRVEIENIKNAFDFDWDVGGEVPAVPGQGERIKWFAEFLDGLGAKFLNINELEFSETNLRNLLDRGYRPISDESSAIKGSLELGLEILRWGEENTSLSYHLCTAKLKDAVQLKNRLKRMARNVAKPYMEITEDGTLRFGIAEYEDLDELYALLVEEAEVPEEWLYVNREKGRIEMPEEVAVELAEAIEGDVRFFIVEEYPTWDRIEVERMPLP, from the coding sequence ATGTGGGAGACCCCTTACTTTTCATACGCCGTGAGAGAACTGCCGAAGGGCTGCCAGATGTGCGTTAGAGGAGAGAAGCTCGTTCTCTTCACCACGGGCGCATGTCCGAGGGACTGCTTCTACTGCCCGCTGAGCCCTTGGAGGAGAGAGGACGTCGTTTACGCCAACGAGAGACCTGTTAAAAGGATAGATGACATCATTGAGGAGGCCAGAATTCAGGATGCAAGGGGAGCAGGGGTCACCGGTGGAGATCCGCTGGCGAGACTGGAGAGAACAGCTGAATATATTCGAGCCTTAAAGGAGCAGTTCGGGGAAAAGTTCCACATCCACCTCTACACGACCGGAGCTCTCACAACGAAAAAGGCACTTGAAAAGCTCTACAATGCTGGTTTAGATGAGATCCGCTTCCATCCGGACCTCTTCAACCCGAACTCAAGGCTCTTCAGGGTGGAGATTGAGAACATAAAGAACGCATTCGACTTCGACTGGGACGTTGGGGGAGAGGTTCCCGCCGTTCCTGGTCAGGGCGAGAGGATTAAGTGGTTCGCGGAGTTTTTGGACGGACTTGGAGCGAAGTTCCTCAACATCAACGAGCTGGAGTTCAGCGAGACCAATTTGAGGAACCTCTTGGACAGGGGATACCGGCCCATCAGCGACGAGAGTTCGGCGATTAAGGGAAGCTTAGAGCTTGGCCTCGAAATCCTCCGCTGGGGTGAGGAGAACACCTCACTGAGCTACCACCTCTGCACCGCCAAGCTCAAGGACGCGGTTCAGCTCAAGAACAGGCTGAAAAGGATGGCGAGAAACGTCGCTAAGCCTTACATGGAGATAACCGAGGACGGAACGCTTCGCTTTGGCATAGCAGAGTACGAGGACTTAGACGAGCTCTACGCTCTCCTCGTGGAGGAGGCCGAGGTTCCCGAGGAGTGGCTTTACGTAAACCGCGAGAAGGGCAGGATAGAGATGCCTGAGGAGGTCGCGGTCGAGCTGGCGGAAGCGATAGAGGGCGACGTCAGGTTCTTCATCGTCGAGGAATACCCAACCTGGGACAGGATAGAGGTCGAAAGGATGCCACTGCCTTGA
- a CDS encoding DMT family transporter has product MNRSELILLGITAIWGFTFPAMKVSLDYLPPILFLAYRFGVASLLMLILFRSRILRKETLKEGFILGLTLVFGHGFQIVGLKYTTASNSAFITSLYVVFTPFIAYFLLGDRLKGRDVLSLIVALTGLYLISGASLNFNYGDLLTVLCALSFAFQIVLVQRFGKKDYLSLAFWQILWNFVFSLAFALLFEPLVVPRDPMPWLGVLYTAVFATVIAFTLQVKHQRNTKAHRAALIYSAEPIFGHIAAFLTIREVLSPKGYLGAALIMAGIWNEVRKES; this is encoded by the coding sequence ATGAACCGCTCCGAGCTTATCCTTTTAGGCATCACTGCAATATGGGGCTTCACATTTCCTGCAATGAAAGTTAGCCTCGATTACCTGCCACCCATACTGTTTCTGGCCTACCGCTTCGGCGTAGCTTCCCTCCTGATGCTCATTCTCTTCCGCTCGCGGATTCTCAGGAAGGAGACTCTGAAAGAAGGCTTCATCCTCGGTCTAACCCTCGTCTTCGGCCACGGCTTCCAGATAGTCGGTCTGAAGTACACGACGGCATCGAACTCGGCATTCATAACGTCGCTCTATGTCGTCTTCACGCCGTTTATAGCCTACTTCCTGCTCGGAGACAGGTTGAAGGGGCGGGACGTTCTTTCCCTGATCGTGGCGCTGACCGGCCTTTATCTCATATCCGGGGCCAGTCTGAACTTTAACTACGGTGATCTGCTCACCGTCCTCTGCGCTCTGAGCTTTGCCTTTCAGATAGTCCTCGTTCAGCGCTTTGGAAAGAAGGACTATCTCAGCTTGGCTTTCTGGCAGATACTCTGGAACTTCGTTTTCTCGTTAGCTTTTGCTCTGCTCTTTGAGCCCTTGGTGGTTCCAAGGGACCCAATGCCCTGGCTGGGTGTCCTCTACACCGCCGTATTCGCGACGGTAATAGCGTTCACCCTCCAGGTAAAGCACCAGAGGAACACCAAGGCCCATCGGGCAGCCCTCATATACTCCGCAGAGCCCATTTTCGGCCATATAGCGGCTTTCCTCACGATACGGGAAGTGCTCAGCCCAAAAGGCTACCTCGGCGCGGCGCTGATTATGGCAGGCATATGGAACGAGGTCAGAAAAGAGAGCTGA